The Tardiphaga alba genome includes a window with the following:
- the glmS gene encoding glutamine--fructose-6-phosphate transaminase (isomerizing): MCGIVGILGRAPVAEQIVDSLKRLEYRGYDSAGVATLENGELTRRRAEGKLKNLEAKLAKSPLAGHVGIGHTRWATHGKPTEANAHPHAADGVAVVHNGIIENFRELRIELEKQGAVFASETDTETVAHLVNSFIKKGAKPVDAVKQALPRLKGAFALAFVFKDHDDLMVGARKGSPLAVGFGDGEMYLGSDAIALAPFTDDICYLEDGDWVVMNHKGCEIFDEAGKPAKREVLKSGASAFMVDKANYRHFMAKEIHEQPEVVGHTLARYVDMASERISLPTELPFDFNDVQRISIAACGTASLAGFVAKYWFERFARLPVEVDVASEFRYREAPVRKGDLAIFISQSGETADTLAALRYAKAEGMHTLAVVNVPTSTIARESETVMPTLAGPEIGVASTKAFTCQLMTLAALAVAAGKARGVLSDADEAKLVHGLVEIPRLMTEALTHEHEIEKLARDIAKSKDVLYLGRGTSYPLALEGALKLKEISYIHAEGYAAGELKHGPIALIDETMPVVVIAPYDKVFDKTVSNMQEVAARGGRIILMTDAKGAEEATVDSMVTIVMPDMSAAFTPLVYAVPVQLLAYHTAVVMGTDVDQPRNLAKSVTVE, from the coding sequence ATGTGCGGCATCGTCGGAATTCTGGGACGCGCTCCCGTCGCTGAGCAGATCGTGGACTCGCTGAAGCGGCTCGAATATCGCGGTTACGATTCCGCCGGCGTTGCCACGCTGGAGAATGGTGAACTGACGCGTCGCCGCGCCGAGGGCAAACTGAAGAACCTCGAAGCCAAGCTGGCTAAGTCGCCATTGGCAGGCCATGTCGGTATCGGACATACGCGTTGGGCGACCCATGGCAAGCCCACCGAAGCCAATGCGCATCCGCATGCTGCCGATGGCGTGGCTGTTGTCCATAACGGCATCATCGAGAATTTTCGCGAGCTGCGCATCGAGCTTGAAAAGCAGGGCGCAGTGTTCGCCAGCGAGACCGACACCGAGACAGTCGCACATCTGGTCAACTCCTTCATCAAAAAGGGAGCCAAGCCCGTCGATGCCGTGAAGCAGGCACTGCCGCGCCTGAAAGGCGCCTTCGCGCTCGCTTTCGTATTCAAGGACCACGATGATCTCATGGTCGGCGCCCGCAAGGGCTCGCCGCTGGCCGTCGGTTTCGGCGATGGCGAGATGTATCTCGGCTCCGACGCCATCGCACTTGCGCCGTTCACCGACGATATCTGTTATCTCGAAGACGGCGACTGGGTGGTGATGAACCACAAGGGCTGCGAGATCTTCGACGAGGCCGGCAAACCGGCGAAGCGCGAGGTGCTGAAATCCGGTGCTTCGGCCTTCATGGTGGACAAGGCCAATTACCGCCACTTCATGGCGAAGGAAATTCACGAGCAGCCGGAAGTCGTCGGTCATACGCTGGCGCGTTACGTCGATATGGCCAGCGAACGCATTTCGCTGCCGACCGAGTTGCCATTCGATTTCAACGATGTTCAGCGTATTTCGATCGCTGCATGCGGTACGGCGAGCCTTGCAGGATTCGTCGCGAAATACTGGTTCGAGCGTTTCGCGCGCTTGCCGGTCGAGGTCGATGTCGCTTCGGAATTCCGTTATCGCGAAGCACCGGTGCGCAAGGGAGATCTGGCGATTTTCATCTCGCAGTCGGGCGAGACCGCCGATACCCTGGCAGCGCTGCGCTATGCCAAGGCCGAAGGCATGCACACGCTGGCCGTGGTCAATGTCCCGACCTCGACGATCGCGCGCGAGAGCGAGACCGTGATGCCCACGCTTGCGGGCCCCGAGATCGGCGTCGCTTCGACCAAGGCCTTCACGTGCCAATTGATGACGCTGGCTGCGCTGGCGGTTGCTGCCGGCAAGGCACGCGGCGTGCTGTCGGATGCCGACGAAGCCAAGCTCGTCCATGGGCTGGTCGAAATTCCGCGCCTGATGACCGAAGCGCTCACCCATGAGCACGAGATCGAGAAGCTTGCGCGCGACATCGCCAAGTCGAAGGACGTGCTCTATCTCGGCCGCGGCACCAGCTATCCGCTGGCGCTGGAAGGCGCGCTGAAGCTTAAGGAAATCTCCTACATCCACGCTGAAGGCTACGCCGCCGGTGAACTCAAGCATGGCCCGATCGCGCTGATCGACGAGACCATGCCGGTGGTGGTGATCGCGCCTTACGACAAGGTGTTCGACAAGACCGTCTCCAACATGCAGGAAGTCGCTGCCCGCGGCGGCCGGATCATCCTGATGACCGACGCCAAGGGCGCCGAGGAGGCGACCGTGGACTCCATGGTGACCATCGTGATGCCCGACATGTCCGCCGCCTTCACGCCGCTGGTCTATGCCGTGCCGGTGCAGTTGCTCGCCTATCACACCGCCGTGGTGATGGGCACGGACGTCGATCAGCCGCGCAATCTCGCGAAATCGGTGACGGTGGAGTAG
- a CDS encoding BrnT family toxin: MATTFDPVKRKWTIEHRGLDFAVDADEVFGSIKATKVDDRFDYGEVRYISAGYVRSRMAVMVWTVRGDDRHVISMRYCHAKEETYWQAYFRQSGD, from the coding sequence ATGGCGACGACGTTCGATCCTGTCAAACGGAAATGGACGATCGAGCATCGCGGGCTCGACTTCGCCGTCGATGCCGATGAGGTCTTCGGCTCCATCAAAGCTACAAAGGTCGATGACCGGTTCGATTATGGCGAGGTTCGCTACATCAGTGCCGGATATGTCCGCAGCCGAATGGCTGTGATGGTTTGGACTGTTCGCGGCGATGATCGTCACGTGATCTCGATGAGGTACTGCCATGCGAAGGAAGAAACCTATTGGCAAGCCTATTTTCGGCAGTCCGGTGACTGA
- a CDS encoding glycosyltransferase: MRVVVAVIFLVTAIHAGLWALLREKQDAPDFRGMIPSMSYAPFEGTAHPDIDNIPTVDKVRADLKKLATMTRAIRLYSSTGGVEIVPAIAAEFGLKVTLGVWIDKNADRNEREIVSAVDLAKKNSNVIGVVVGNETLYRDELKIQDLIEYIRKVKRQVSVPVTTGEIWNIWRDNPQLASSVDFIAAHILPYWENFKDTQAVDQAVYIYGLLRETFPGKRIVVAEFGWPSEGYNLRNAEPGPFKQAVVIRNFVTRAEAIGMDYNIVEAIDQPWKFFEGGVGPYWGMLNASREPKFPWTGPVVNPDYWKNASIALLVGILLSLPILQIVAPTALQAFVLAVAANAVGAWAATIFAYQQTHYFVWGSAFALTLGCILLIPLILIALARIEEIAAIAFGKKPLRLLTAERSEVLRAAADAEQKYPKVSIHIPAYREQPDMLKLTLDAVAALDYPNFECVVIINNTPDPAHWQPIQDHCRMLGERFIFINAEKVEGFKAGALRIAMDRTAADAEVIGIIDADYVVEPNWLKDLVPAFNDPRVGLVQAPQDHRDEDRSLMHYIMNGEYAGFFDIGMVQRNEANAIIVHGTMCLIRREAMDMAGGWAGDTICEDSDLGLAIMQHGWLTHYTKERYGYGVLPDTYEAFRKQRHRWAYGGFQIIKKHWRRFMPGASRMTQDQKREFGLGWLNWLGAESLGVVVAILNIIWVPIIAFADISIPDTILTLPIIVSFVISLAHFLILYRLRVKIGLWQMLGAMVAAMSVQWTVSRAVADGLIKDHLPFTVTSKGGKSTMSIEFQAFWEAVIGVLLLISAGVLVFSNNDKQVTEIYIFAGVLILQSLPFLSAVLIAILENSRANQFQWWTDTTVRTAELIGLRPVRMPQLDISRPEPQREAS; encoded by the coding sequence ATGCGCGTCGTCGTCGCCGTAATATTTCTCGTCACTGCCATTCATGCCGGTCTCTGGGCCCTCCTGCGCGAGAAGCAGGACGCCCCGGATTTCCGGGGCATGATCCCCAGCATGTCCTATGCGCCGTTCGAAGGAACGGCACATCCGGACATCGACAATATCCCGACCGTCGACAAGGTACGCGCCGACCTCAAGAAGCTCGCGACCATGACGCGGGCGATTCGTCTCTATTCGTCGACCGGCGGCGTCGAAATCGTTCCGGCCATTGCCGCCGAATTCGGTCTCAAGGTCACGCTCGGCGTCTGGATCGACAAGAATGCCGATCGCAATGAGCGCGAAATCGTCTCCGCGGTCGATCTGGCGAAAAAGAACTCGAACGTCATCGGCGTCGTGGTCGGCAACGAAACGCTCTATCGCGACGAACTCAAGATCCAGGACCTGATCGAGTATATCCGCAAGGTGAAGAGGCAGGTCTCCGTTCCGGTGACCACCGGTGAAATCTGGAACATCTGGCGCGACAACCCGCAGCTCGCATCCTCCGTCGATTTCATCGCCGCGCATATCCTGCCTTATTGGGAAAACTTCAAGGACACCCAGGCCGTCGATCAGGCCGTGTATATCTACGGCCTCCTCCGCGAGACTTTCCCAGGCAAGCGCATCGTGGTCGCCGAATTCGGCTGGCCGAGCGAGGGCTACAATCTCCGCAATGCCGAGCCCGGCCCGTTCAAGCAGGCGGTGGTGATCCGCAATTTCGTGACCCGCGCCGAAGCCATCGGCATGGATTACAACATCGTCGAAGCTATCGATCAGCCCTGGAAGTTCTTCGAAGGCGGCGTCGGCCCGTATTGGGGCATGCTCAACGCGTCGCGCGAACCGAAATTTCCCTGGACCGGTCCAGTGGTGAACCCAGACTACTGGAAGAACGCCAGCATCGCCCTGCTCGTTGGCATTCTGCTGTCGCTACCGATCCTGCAGATCGTCGCCCCGACCGCGCTGCAGGCCTTCGTGCTGGCGGTGGCTGCCAATGCGGTCGGCGCCTGGGCGGCAACGATCTTTGCCTATCAGCAAACTCATTACTTCGTCTGGGGCTCGGCTTTCGCCCTCACGCTCGGCTGTATTCTCCTGATTCCGCTGATCTTGATCGCACTTGCCCGCATCGAGGAAATCGCGGCCATTGCATTCGGGAAGAAGCCACTCCGGCTGCTGACAGCCGAACGTAGCGAAGTGCTGCGCGCGGCGGCCGATGCCGAGCAGAAATATCCGAAGGTCTCGATTCATATCCCGGCCTATCGCGAACAGCCGGACATGCTGAAGCTGACGCTGGATGCGGTGGCAGCCCTCGATTACCCGAATTTCGAATGCGTGGTGATCATCAACAACACCCCGGATCCCGCCCATTGGCAGCCGATCCAGGATCATTGCCGGATGCTCGGCGAGCGCTTCATCTTCATCAATGCGGAGAAGGTCGAGGGCTTCAAGGCCGGCGCGCTGCGCATTGCCATGGATCGCACCGCGGCCGATGCAGAGGTGATCGGCATCATCGATGCCGACTATGTTGTGGAGCCGAACTGGCTCAAGGACCTTGTCCCTGCCTTCAACGACCCGCGCGTCGGTCTCGTGCAGGCGCCGCAGGACCATCGCGACGAAGACCGTTCACTGATGCACTACATCATGAACGGCGAATATGCCGGCTTCTTCGACATCGGCATGGTCCAGCGCAACGAGGCCAATGCGATCATCGTCCACGGCACCATGTGCCTGATCCGTCGCGAGGCGATGGACATGGCGGGTGGCTGGGCCGGCGACACCATCTGCGAGGACAGTGATCTCGGTCTCGCGATCATGCAGCATGGCTGGCTGACCCATTACACCAAGGAGCGCTACGGCTACGGCGTGCTTCCGGACACCTATGAGGCGTTCAGGAAGCAACGGCATCGCTGGGCCTATGGTGGCTTCCAGATCATCAAGAAGCACTGGCGCCGTTTCATGCCAGGCGCGAGCCGGATGACGCAGGACCAGAAGCGAGAATTCGGGCTCGGCTGGCTCAACTGGCTCGGTGCCGAGAGCCTCGGCGTCGTCGTGGCGATCCTCAACATCATCTGGGTGCCGATCATCGCCTTTGCCGATATCTCGATCCCAGACACGATCCTGACACTGCCGATCATCGTCTCCTTCGTGATTTCGCTGGCGCACTTCCTGATCCTGTACCGGCTGCGCGTGAAGATCGGCCTATGGCAGATGCTCGGCGCCATGGTCGCCGCCATGTCCGTGCAATGGACGGTGTCACGGGCCGTCGCCGACGGCCTCATCAAGGATCACCTGCCCTTCACCGTGACGTCGAAGGGCGGCAAATCGACCATGTCGATCGAATTCCAGGCGTTCTGGGAGGCGGTGATCGGCGTCTTGCTGCTGATCAGCGCCGGCGTGCTGGTGTTTTCGAACAACGACAAGCAGGTCACGGAAATCTACATCTTCGCCGGCGTGCTCATACTGCAGAGCCTGCCATTCCTGTCGGCGGTGCTGATCGCCATTCTGGAAAATTCGCGCGCCAATCAGTTCCAGTGGTGGACAGACACCACGGTGCGCACCGCCGAGCTGATCGGCCTGCGCCCCGTGCGGATGCCGCAGCTGGACATTTCCCGGCCCGAGCCGCAGCGCGAGGCCAGCTGA
- a CDS encoding beta-1-3, beta-1-6-glucan biosynthesis protein, with amino-acid sequence MGRLVFGFQTSVLRRCAVPALALLLGVSATIMPVSAVLAQDQKPAANAPVTPADVARESQKKADEFVEATQAINGPGGNPECVWLGRRVVVLMWRDDLDTAFRHLDLYDRFGCPGGHVQATFRCLVKFGPAIDPKVADSLNRHVHACWINPNATPQPAALTQPPVPSPAPPAAQPEAKPDAKPAEAPK; translated from the coding sequence ATGGGTCGACTGGTGTTCGGGTTCCAAACTTCGGTTCTGCGTCGTTGCGCCGTTCCGGCACTCGCTTTGCTGCTGGGTGTGAGCGCGACAATCATGCCGGTCAGTGCCGTCCTCGCGCAGGATCAGAAACCTGCGGCAAATGCGCCTGTCACCCCTGCCGACGTCGCCCGTGAGAGCCAGAAGAAGGCCGACGAATTCGTCGAGGCGACTCAGGCGATCAATGGCCCGGGCGGCAATCCGGAATGTGTCTGGCTCGGCCGCCGCGTCGTCGTCCTGATGTGGCGCGACGATCTCGACACGGCTTTCCGTCACCTCGACCTCTATGACCGCTTCGGCTGCCCCGGCGGCCACGTGCAGGCGACGTTCCGTTGCCTCGTGAAATTCGGCCCGGCGATCGACCCGAAAGTGGCCGACAGCCTGAACCGTCACGTCCATGCCTGCTGGATCAATCCGAACGCCACGCCGCAGCCGGCCGCGCTCACCCAGCCGCCCGTGCCGTCCCCTGCTCCTCCGGCTGCCCAGCCTGAGGCGAAGCCGGATGCCAAGCCGGCAGAGGCGCCAAAGTAA
- a CDS encoding glycoside hydrolase family 17 protein, with the protein MALLLISLGTIAAVWWWLATPVSLARAPIDPAAKLECVSYAPFRGEQTPLNSTAIIPAAQIAADMAQLAQISKCVRTYSIDNGLDQVPELAGKVGLKVLQGVWLGSNRAKNLAQIAGVVDLTKRYPSVITGVVVGNEVLLRGEMTAADLVGNIRSVKAQVGQVPVTYADVWEFWLKNRELYDAVDFVTIHILPYWEDLPIRARNAAAHIDSIRKRVAVAFPAKEILIGETGWPSAGRMREGALPSRANQARVVSELLDLAKREGFRVNLIEAYDQPWKRDLEGTVGGYWGLYDADARDLKYPAGIPVSNYPTWKLQMGLGMGLSIVVFLTGMLTLRRKPWMPRFSAWLTVAVSATVAGALLGVAIDKLIYESYGSGRSIQWAALLAAGVLSPILCAYATMSGRSLPTFLELLGPQPYQNRSFATVLLGLTVIVTALIAAQTALGFVFDPRYRDFPFAALSMAVVPFAGLMTVNRRADGTRPIAEATFAGLLAAAVVYIGFNEGPENWQSVWTCAVYLLFALTLWRARAAQIQG; encoded by the coding sequence CTGGCGCTTCTCCTAATCTCACTCGGTACGATCGCAGCGGTGTGGTGGTGGCTCGCCACGCCGGTTTCGCTCGCGCGTGCCCCGATCGATCCCGCCGCCAAGCTGGAATGCGTGTCCTACGCGCCGTTCCGCGGCGAGCAGACGCCGCTCAATTCGACGGCCATCATTCCTGCCGCGCAGATTGCCGCCGACATGGCGCAACTGGCGCAGATCTCGAAATGCGTGCGGACCTATTCGATCGACAATGGTCTCGATCAGGTGCCGGAGCTGGCCGGGAAGGTCGGTCTCAAGGTCTTGCAGGGCGTCTGGCTCGGCAGCAACCGGGCAAAGAACCTGGCACAGATCGCGGGCGTGGTCGATTTGACCAAGCGCTATCCCAGCGTCATCACCGGCGTCGTAGTCGGCAACGAAGTGTTGCTGCGCGGCGAGATGACTGCCGCCGATCTCGTCGGCAATATCCGGTCGGTGAAGGCGCAGGTCGGGCAGGTCCCTGTGACCTATGCCGATGTCTGGGAGTTCTGGCTGAAGAATCGCGAACTCTATGACGCCGTCGATTTCGTCACGATTCACATCCTTCCATATTGGGAGGACCTGCCGATCCGTGCCCGGAACGCGGCGGCGCATATCGATTCGATCCGTAAGCGGGTTGCAGTGGCATTCCCCGCCAAGGAAATCCTGATCGGCGAGACCGGCTGGCCGAGCGCGGGTCGCATGCGCGAAGGTGCACTGCCGTCGCGGGCCAATCAGGCGCGGGTGGTGTCGGAACTGCTCGATCTCGCCAAGCGTGAAGGCTTCCGGGTCAATCTGATCGAGGCCTATGACCAGCCGTGGAAGCGCGATCTGGAAGGAACGGTTGGCGGCTATTGGGGGCTTTATGACGCCGATGCCCGCGATCTGAAGTATCCGGCCGGCATTCCTGTCAGCAATTATCCGACCTGGAAGCTGCAGATGGGGCTTGGCATGGGCCTCAGCATCGTCGTGTTCCTCACGGGTATGCTGACGCTGCGCCGCAAGCCGTGGATGCCGCGTTTTTCGGCGTGGCTGACGGTAGCGGTGTCCGCAACGGTCGCCGGCGCACTGCTCGGCGTGGCCATCGACAAGCTGATTTACGAGAGCTACGGCAGCGGCCGGTCGATCCAGTGGGCCGCTCTGCTTGCCGCAGGCGTACTGTCACCGATCTTGTGTGCCTACGCCACCATGTCCGGCCGTTCGCTGCCGACATTCCTGGAGCTGCTGGGTCCGCAGCCCTACCAGAATCGCTCGTTTGCGACCGTTCTGCTGGGCCTGACCGTGATCGTCACGGCCCTGATCGCAGCGCAGACCGCGCTCGGCTTCGTGTTCGATCCGCGCTATCGCGATTTCCCGTTCGCTGCGCTCTCGATGGCCGTTGTGCCATTCGCCGGCCTGATGACGGTCAATCGCCGCGCCGACGGGACGCGGCCGATTGCCGAGGCCACCTTCGCCGGCCTGCTTGCCGCGGCCGTCGTCTATATCGGCTTCAACGAAGGGCCGGAGAACTGGCAGTCGGTCTGGACCTGTGCGGTCTACCTGCTGTTCGCTCTTACGCTGTGGCGGGCGCGGGCCGCGCAAATCCAAGGATAA
- a CDS encoding DUF502 domain-containing protein yields the protein MQPTNLPPTPPLGELPPEAPRGFMARIRNYFLTGLIVAGPIAITFYLTWWFVTWVDAIVRPLVPEAYRPEQWLPYGIPGSGLVVAFVALTLLGFLTANLIGRSLVDLGENLLGRMPVVRAIYRGLKQVFETLFSGNGSSFRKVGMVEFPSPGMWSLVLISQPPSVEVATKIPSEEEHISVFLPCAPNPTTGFFFYVPKSKLIEIDMSAEAAATLIMSAGVVQPGSDPQKKIAALAEMAKASRAGTATKQPAKVE from the coding sequence ATGCAGCCCACCAATCTGCCGCCGACACCGCCTTTGGGCGAACTGCCGCCCGAGGCCCCGCGGGGCTTCATGGCGCGCATCCGCAACTACTTCCTCACCGGCCTGATTGTCGCCGGGCCGATCGCCATCACCTTCTATCTGACCTGGTGGTTCGTCACCTGGGTGGACGCCATCGTCCGCCCTCTGGTGCCCGAAGCCTATCGGCCGGAGCAATGGCTGCCTTATGGCATTCCAGGTTCGGGCCTGGTCGTCGCCTTCGTGGCGCTGACGCTGCTGGGTTTCCTCACGGCCAATCTCATCGGCCGTTCGCTGGTCGATCTCGGTGAAAACCTGCTCGGCCGCATGCCGGTGGTGCGCGCGATCTATCGCGGCCTCAAGCAGGTGTTCGAGACGCTGTTCTCCGGCAACGGTTCGAGCTTCCGAAAAGTCGGCATGGTCGAGTTTCCATCGCCGGGCATGTGGTCGCTGGTGTTGATCTCGCAGCCGCCGAGTGTCGAGGTCGCCACCAAGATCCCGAGCGAGGAGGAGCACATTTCGGTGTTCTTGCCTTGCGCACCGAACCCGACCACCGGCTTCTTCTTCTACGTGCCGAAGAGCAAGCTGATCGAGATCGACATGTCGGCGGAAGCGGCGGCCACGCTGATCATGTCGGCTGGCGTGGTGCAGCCCGGATCCGACCCTCAGAAGAAGATCGCGGCACTGGCCGAGATGGCCAAGGCGTCACGCGCCGGGACCGCGACGAAGCAGCCGGCCAAGGTCGAGTGA
- a CDS encoding BrnA antitoxin family protein: MRRKKPIGKPIFGSPVTDDPDDAPELLEEFFRTAEWRDGDKVIRPGRPPLGDQPKKSVTLRLDADVLESYRALGAGWQSQINADLRKVRKLKAAS, from the coding sequence ATGCGAAGGAAGAAACCTATTGGCAAGCCTATTTTCGGCAGTCCGGTGACTGATGACCCCGATGATGCTCCGGAATTGCTAGAAGAGTTTTTCCGGACTGCTGAATGGCGCGATGGGGATAAAGTCATCAGACCTGGGCGACCGCCACTGGGCGATCAACCGAAAAAGTCCGTCACGCTCCGGCTTGATGCCGATGTGCTCGAGTCCTATCGGGCGCTTGGCGCCGGCTGGCAGTCGCAGATCAACGCCGACCTTCGGAAGGTTCGTAAATTGAAAGCAGCATCCTGA
- a CDS encoding formyltransferase family protein: protein MRITLVGSRHFGVTTFDMLKTHKVEIISVVVADAEDRLAAAAKAAGIPVTVQANPKLVVASEIADGTDLIITAHSHARIGKDALAKSKLGGIGYHPSLLPRHRGIAAVEWTIKEGDPIAGGTVYHLADVMDGGAIAAQEFCFVKKGETARELWERALAPLGYKLLGEVVDYAIANNSLPATYQDEQFATKAPKLS, encoded by the coding sequence ATGCGGATTACGCTCGTCGGCTCCCGTCACTTCGGCGTCACGACCTTCGATATGCTGAAGACCCACAAGGTCGAGATCATCAGCGTGGTCGTGGCGGATGCAGAGGACCGACTGGCCGCTGCAGCCAAGGCCGCAGGGATTCCGGTGACCGTGCAGGCCAATCCGAAGCTCGTGGTCGCCTCAGAAATCGCCGATGGCACCGATCTGATCATCACCGCCCACAGCCACGCCCGCATCGGCAAGGATGCACTGGCCAAGTCCAAGCTCGGCGGGATCGGCTATCACCCGTCGCTGCTTCCGCGTCACCGGGGAATCGCAGCGGTGGAATGGACCATCAAGGAAGGCGACCCGATCGCCGGCGGCACCGTGTACCATCTGGCCGACGTGATGGACGGCGGCGCCATTGCGGCCCAGGAATTCTGCTTCGTGAAGAAGGGCGAAACCGCTCGCGAACTATGGGAACGCGCCCTCGCCCCGCTCGGCTACAAGCTGCTCGGCGAAGTCGTCGATTATGCCATTGCAAACAATAGCTTGCCGGCCACCTATCAGGACGAGCAATTCGCCACGAAGGCGCCGAAGCTGAGCTGA
- a CDS encoding RICIN domain-containing protein, whose protein sequence is MNTLIAPILALLALLTGASAQEVGTTYAIQNVLTAKNIRPFEAKKDDGNNIILYDHWSWKCMTWQFDQVQGNTYQLRNVYTSKTLEPSGTPGAMTALWQQPLGSSKTQYWDFISDGGETYLIRLKDTQLYVTISSEKTNSPIVLKPLQNSTAQKWRLIRQNPWF, encoded by the coding sequence ATGAACACGCTTATTGCCCCGATCCTCGCATTACTGGCGCTCCTGACCGGCGCATCAGCGCAGGAAGTCGGCACCACTTACGCCATACAAAATGTGCTCACTGCCAAAAACATTCGTCCATTCGAAGCCAAGAAAGACGACGGTAACAACATCATTCTCTATGATCACTGGAGCTGGAAGTGCATGACCTGGCAGTTTGATCAGGTGCAAGGCAACACCTATCAGCTTCGCAATGTGTACACTTCTAAAACACTGGAGCCATCAGGCACTCCAGGTGCAATGACGGCACTTTGGCAGCAGCCGCTTGGCAGCAGCAAAACTCAATATTGGGATTTCATTTCAGACGGAGGAGAGACCTACCTCATCCGACTTAAGGACACACAACTCTACGTCACCATCTCGTCTGAGAAGACGAACTCCCCAATTGTCCTCAAGCCACTTCAGAACTCAACCGCGCAGAAATGGCGTCTGATCAGACAGAATCCTTGGTTCTAG
- the glmU gene encoding bifunctional UDP-N-acetylglucosamine diphosphorylase/glucosamine-1-phosphate N-acetyltransferase GlmU, whose protein sequence is MNDRTSLTIVLAAGEGTRMRSSQPKVLHQVANQSLLAHVLRAAPQGAGSSLAVVVGPDREDVAAEATRARADAATYVQRERLGTAHAVLAAKEAMVKGADDLLVAFGDTPLISAATFERLRAPLRNGAALAVLGFRAADPTGYGRLLVEGGQLVAIREQADATEAERKVDLCNAGVMAFAGKTALEVIEKIGNANSKGEYYLTDAVEIVRGMGLQATVIETDEDEVRGINTKAQLAEAEAIMQARLRKAALDAGVTIVAPDTVHLSADTTFGKDVMIEQFVVIGPGVSIGDGAVIHAFSHIVQAEIGKQVSVGPYARLRPGTSLGDGSRIGNFVETKAAKLEAGVKVNHLTYIGDTQIGAGANIGAGTITCNYDGFNKSKTIIGAGAFVGSNSSLVAPVKIGAGAYIGSGSVITRDVPDDALAVERNDVSVKEGWGQRFRDKNAGSKKSK, encoded by the coding sequence ATGAACGATCGAACCAGCCTCACCATCGTCCTTGCCGCAGGCGAGGGCACGCGGATGCGGTCGTCTCAGCCGAAAGTGTTGCATCAGGTCGCCAACCAGTCGCTGCTGGCGCATGTGCTGCGCGCCGCGCCGCAGGGGGCGGGATCGTCGCTGGCGGTGGTGGTCGGGCCAGACCGCGAGGATGTTGCGGCCGAAGCCACCCGCGCCCGGGCCGACGCTGCGACTTATGTCCAGCGCGAGCGGCTCGGCACGGCGCATGCGGTGCTGGCGGCCAAAGAGGCGATGGTGAAAGGCGCCGACGATCTCTTGGTCGCGTTCGGCGACACGCCGTTGATCTCGGCTGCGACATTCGAGCGGCTGCGTGCGCCACTCCGGAATGGTGCCGCGCTGGCGGTGCTGGGTTTTCGCGCGGCCGATCCGACCGGTTACGGACGATTGCTCGTGGAGGGCGGTCAACTCGTCGCCATTCGTGAGCAGGCCGATGCCACCGAGGCCGAACGCAAGGTCGATCTCTGCAATGCCGGCGTCATGGCCTTTGCCGGCAAGACTGCGCTCGAGGTCATCGAGAAGATCGGCAATGCCAACAGCAAGGGCGAATATTACCTGACCGATGCCGTCGAGATCGTGCGCGGCATGGGCCTGCAGGCGACCGTGATCGAGACCGACGAGGACGAGGTCCGCGGCATCAACACCAAGGCGCAGCTCGCCGAGGCCGAAGCCATCATGCAGGCGCGCCTGCGCAAGGCGGCGCTCGATGCGGGCGTCACCATCGTAGCGCCGGACACGGTACATCTGTCCGCCGATACGACGTTCGGCAAGGATGTCATGATCGAGCAATTCGTGGTCATTGGTCCCGGCGTCAGCATCGGCGATGGCGCGGTCATCCATGCCTTCTCGCACATCGTGCAGGCCGAGATCGGCAAGCAGGTATCCGTCGGTCCCTATGCACGGCTGCGTCCGGGCACATCGCTGGGGGATGGCTCGCGGATCGGCAACTTCGTCGAGACCAAGGCCGCCAAGCTCGAGGCCGGCGTCAAGGTCAATCACCTGACCTATATCGGCGACACCCAGATCGGTGCCGGCGCCAATATCGGTGCGGGCACGATCACCTGCAATTACGATGGCTTCAACAAGAGCAAGACCATCATCGGCGCCGGCGCGTTTGTGGGGTCGAATTCATCGCTGGTCGCCCCGGTCAAGATCGGTGCGGGTGCGTACATCGGTTCCGGTTCGGTCATCACGCGCGATGTGCCGGACGACGCGCTTGCAGTGGAGCGCAACGACGTATCCGTGAAGGAAGGCTGGGGACAGCGTTTCCGCGACAAGAACGCCGGATCGAAGAAATCCAAGTGA